TCCCTTTAATATTTGTTTCTTTGCGCTTTGGAAACATCCTTTCACCCCCTCCCCAGGGAGATGATGCCATTTCCTTCCTCAAAAAAATTATAGCATACTCCAAATAAACACTCAAACATTTGTTTGTTATTATTTTATGACTTATTTTTTCTCAACTAACTCCTCCACCGCCTGTCTGCCTGCCACCCCGTTGGCCGCTACCCAGTAGTTGTACTTACCCTGTACCCAGTAATAATGTTCCTGACCCATACCCTCTACCCGAATCACCTGCTGGCCTTTGATTTTCAGCTCCTGCCGGCCGGTAAAGACCTGACTGGCCGGCATCTTTTCATCCATTTGCTGGAACAGTTTCAGCGCCTCTTCCTCGTTATTGGATACTGATAACCACAGCATAATCTCACTGTCCCCGCTCTGGTAGATGGCAATATAGCCCTCGGCCAGTTGCAGAGGTTTACCGTGCATCATGGCAATCTGCTGGATGGCCGGCGGCCCCGATACCAGTTTTACCCGGGGCAGCCACGCCAGTTGCGGTGGCACCAGCTCCGCCTGTTGTGACTCAGCGCTCTGGCCCGGCAGCCGCCAGATGATGGCTATGGCAGCCAGCAGGGCTAAAGCGATGGATAAAATTTTCCAGTGCTTTTTCATTCTTCTCCCCCTTTTCTTAGCTCCCGGGCCAGCCGGCAGCCGGTAGGAGTGGCCGCCAGACCGCCTAAAGCTGTTTCCTTGAGGCTAGCCGGCAGGGCCTGTCCTACCTGGTACATAGCCGAAATCACTTCATCGACCGGGATAACGCTCTTAACCCCAGCCAGAGCCAGATCGATGGCCACCAGGGCGTTGGCTGCACCGGCAGCATTGCGCTTTATGCAAGGAACTTCCACCAGCCCGGCCACCGGGTCGCAGACCAGACCGAGGATATTCTTGAGAGCGATGGCACAGGCGTGGGCGGCCTGGGCTGGTGAACCTCCCGCCATCTCCACTGCCGCTGCTGCTGCCATGGCCGAGGCGCTGCCGCATTCGGCCTGACAGCCCCCCGCAGCCCCTGATACGCCGGCGATGCGAGCGATGACCATGCCGATACCGGAAGCGGTAATCAGAGCTGCCACTTGCTCCTCTCGGCTCGAACCCAGCACATCGGCGGCAGTGAACAGCACCGCCGGCAAAATCCCGCAGGATCCGGCAGTCGGTGCGGCCACAATCCGGCCCATGGCCGCATTCACCTCAGCCACCGCCAGAGCTTTCATAATGGCCCCATCCAGCACCGGTCCCCCCAGCAGGCGCCCTGCTGCCAGCGCCCTTTTCACCTTGCCGGCATCCCGGCCGCTCAGACCGCTGACAGAGAGGTTGTCCCCATTCAAGCCCCGTGCAAGGGCTTCCCGCATCACTTCCAACCGCTGTTCCATTTCATTCCAGATCTCTGCCCTGGTTCGGCCCAGGACATGAACCTGGTCCTCAAGAATAACCTCCCACAGCTTCTGCCCTTTGGTTTCCGCTGCGTCCACCAATTCCTGAACCTTGTTGTAGCTGAACATTCCTGTTGCTCCTTTCCTTATAACGGCCTGACAGTGATAACGTCCCTGATATCCGGAATAGCGGCTAGCTGCTCCACTAACTCGGTTGGACAAGATTGGTCTGCTTCAATGATCATGATGGCCTCCGCCCCCCGTTGCTC
Above is a window of Carboxydocella sporoproducens DSM 16521 DNA encoding:
- the sdaAA gene encoding L-serine ammonia-lyase, iron-sulfur-dependent, subunit alpha, yielding MFSYNKVQELVDAAETKGQKLWEVILEDQVHVLGRTRAEIWNEMEQRLEVMREALARGLNGDNLSVSGLSGRDAGKVKRALAAGRLLGGPVLDGAIMKALAVAEVNAAMGRIVAAPTAGSCGILPAVLFTAADVLGSSREEQVAALITASGIGMVIARIAGVSGAAGGCQAECGSASAMAAAAAVEMAGGSPAQAAHACAIALKNILGLVCDPVAGLVEVPCIKRNAAGAANALVAIDLALAGVKSVIPVDEVISAMYQVGQALPASLKETALGGLAATPTGCRLARELRKGGEE